The Rhopalosiphum maidis isolate BTI-1 chromosome 1, ASM367621v3, whole genome shotgun sequence genome has a segment encoding these proteins:
- the LOC113559206 gene encoding alpha-tocopherol transfer protein-like, which translates to MIVPLTDVQLKEIQNFCPRSKVEIDQDVDIVRHWLNKQPHLPKTSDEFIKKVLFSLKYRTEKVKTVIDNYYTVKELFPQIYGDLDPTSETFRKHVEAVYMFPLPKLTADFHRVLCYRMATTDAKEFCPDSQLKRNEMMWNWLFDEDALTLGDIWIFDLTNMESMAQWAHFNLSFMKKILKINMEAKPVRIKRVHFVNITPIAETSLNFIKHFFPQKYKDRILFNATFESLHVLYPIDMFPNEWGGKAGNMAELSQRMHEELIKRRSWCIAMEGMKADSSKRIGQSKTADKSILGIEGNFKKLCFD; encoded by the exons ATGATTGTACCACTTACCGATGTTCAGCTGAAAGAGATTCAAAACTTTTGTCCAAGATCAAAGGTCGAGATTGATCAAGATGTAGACATCGTAAGACACTGGTTAAATAAACAACCACATCTACCCAAAACAA gcgatgaattcataaaaaaagttttatttagcTTGAAATATCGCACGGAAAAAGTCAAAACTGTGATTGATAATTACTATACTGTTAAAGAATTATTTCCTCAAATTTATGGAGACCTAGATCCAACATCAGAAACTTTTAGAAAACACGTAGAAGCTGT ttacatGTTTCCATTGCCTAAACTCACGGCGGACTTCCACAGAGTGCTCTGTTACCGGATGGCGACAACAGATGCGAAAGAGTTTTGTCCTGATAGTCAATTAAAACGCAATGAAATGATGTGGAATTGGTTGTTTGATGAAGACGCATTGACATTAGGAGATATTTGGATATTCGATTTAACAAATATGGAGTCCATGGCTCAATGGGCGCATTTCAATCtcagttttatgaaaaaaattcttaaaataaatatg gaagCAAAACCAGTGAGGATCAAGCGAGTTCATTTTGTAAACATAACACCAATAGCTGAAACCTcgcttaattttataaaacactttttCCCGCAAAAATACAAGGATAGA ATCTTATTTAATGCAACTTTCGAAAGTCTACATGTCCTTTACCCAATTGATATGTTTCCAAACGAATGGGGTGGTAAAGCTGGAAATATGGCTGAACTAAGTC AAAGAATGCACGAAGAACTAATAAAACGTAGAAGTTGGTGCATTGCAATGGAAGGAATGAAAGCCGATTCTAGTAAGCGGATCGGTCAATCCAAGACAGCTGATAAGTCAATTCTGGGCATAGAAGGAAACTTCAAGAAACTTTGTTTCGATTAA